A single Desulfobaculum xiamenense DNA region contains:
- a CDS encoding type II secretion system protein has protein sequence MTSRHARSRQHGFTLIEIIVTIVLLAFVATIVANYMMSAVAHSSLPVVRVLDRGSAQGVVEAASADYRQLLADNPSASQTALSTLKSRLEGGHYGTYTVETKYISFDGSGMEQTAPSGDNILKVRITVGDQTVVTLFAR, from the coding sequence ATGACGTCGCGTCACGCCCGCAGCCGCCAGCACGGCTTCACGCTCATCGAGATCATCGTCACCATCGTGTTGCTCGCCTTCGTGGCCACCATCGTGGCCAACTACATGATGAGCGCAGTGGCGCACAGTTCCCTGCCGGTGGTCCGCGTGCTCGACCGAGGCTCGGCGCAGGGCGTCGTGGAGGCCGCCAGCGCAGACTACCGCCAGTTGCTGGCCGACAACCCCTCGGCATCGCAGACGGCCCTCTCGACCCTCAAAAGCCGCCTCGAAGGCGGGCACTACGGCACCTACACCGTCGAGACGAAATACATCTCCTTCGACGGCAGCGGCATGGAACAGACCGCCCCCTCGGGCGACAACATTCTCAAGGTCCGCATCACCGTCGGCGACCAGACCGTCGTCACGCTCTTCGCACGATAG
- a CDS encoding prepilin-type N-terminal cleavage/methylation domain-containing protein, with the protein MTHTPTHPRGNGFTLIELIATTVLLGIISVAGGMFITEGARGYLLTRENTETSQKLDLAIMRLERELREVMAVSNMDSPTSDHIVFERPGNSNGRAIALVGNQIKVIDGRTLPTASTGHVLIDDVSGFTLTPFSGTNAWRTSDDIELLSAIRINLAYQHESAGTLTVSTTVLPRNNNNLGGSPPPDEVPEVPDYCFVATAACGGDTHPMVIALRNFRDRFLLTWDGGRAFVDFYYTNGPAWADYIRVRPWARDAAYVALLPLTGLALLLLWSPWAAAGVVLGTPLAVRAVRRACRPRDRDRNMFDHARGSVMLAVIGAMVFMGIVGAAMVPMFTTSITDQTVMNRGSRAFYLAEAGYAVAAHEYLTADGTNKDTKLLELHGKTYTLADGDGSFTIRMRPRWFEVTGNNNTQLTTVVLGELDNNFPPDSGQLLVNGVPFNYNGVTRSTTSYEGYTVPRLVFSLTTSAAGYDFTGFEALPRATAASDTFSRTNDLVLQSGADAFPEFSGAFTISSDSNTYTYQRRVGSTLTGIRLADSPTTDFPAVSVTSGDVVALDKFVTIRTTGQLGDASHTLTYLTPIGWTQAGDDMERASLHERFDNINANFATGGHDRGQIGSHTIANVDGGNALDVTGSENISLFGNTGYWSNISFSPGAGSPVNLSSIWRTNGNTLSYDAQLKLYVGPGSLDDNRYWVGGITFRMQNNSSGSELFTYGLSYLRARQVKRVGEWYSSTFLDGDVDEVPNAIVPSQLFTGTMERWDQGFWWPEHRYSQPAIVLWARDATSPDAGFKWLAYKILDASDSVLSGSYPNFRMKPWSTLMLRLVEAQPMNFTAPASTPIMSGAVINIGGDTPGSARLAGQPILTRRTWGGGGNVQGTLPLAKIKGNIRSTGGVLFENPDGSQGTLTLTGTLGAKTNYIRAFYGDTTAHGTTGTAWNDNNRHANPRNEVHWPPDDRQSLTTNNDCMTLVQWDNVSGGATNVTTSVAEEQNSIVTISTLLSPDSGMALQSTDLGIHAVGNTATNLYFDDFGFQAWTGRGGKGFRAPIMYSN; encoded by the coding sequence ATGACGCACACGCCCACCCATCCCCGAGGCAACGGCTTCACCCTCATCGAACTCATCGCCACGACAGTCCTGCTCGGCATCATCTCCGTGGCGGGCGGCATGTTCATCACCGAGGGCGCACGCGGCTATCTGCTCACCCGCGAAAACACGGAGACGAGCCAGAAGCTCGACCTCGCCATCATGCGCCTCGAACGCGAACTGCGCGAGGTCATGGCCGTGAGCAACATGGACAGCCCCACCTCGGACCACATCGTGTTCGAACGCCCCGGGAACTCCAATGGACGCGCCATCGCCCTCGTCGGCAACCAGATCAAGGTCATCGACGGAAGGACGCTGCCCACCGCCTCCACCGGGCATGTGCTCATCGACGACGTCAGCGGCTTCACCCTGACGCCCTTCAGCGGAACCAACGCGTGGCGCACCTCCGACGACATCGAGCTGCTGTCGGCCATCCGCATCAATCTGGCCTACCAGCACGAGAGCGCCGGAACGCTCACGGTGTCCACCACCGTTCTGCCGCGCAACAACAACAATCTCGGCGGCTCGCCGCCGCCCGACGAAGTGCCGGAGGTGCCGGACTACTGTTTCGTGGCCACGGCCGCGTGCGGTGGGGATACGCACCCCATGGTCATCGCCCTGCGCAACTTCCGCGACCGCTTCCTGCTGACATGGGACGGCGGCCGCGCCTTCGTGGACTTCTATTACACCAACGGCCCGGCGTGGGCGGACTACATCCGCGTGCGCCCATGGGCGCGCGATGCGGCCTATGTGGCCCTGCTGCCGCTCACCGGGCTGGCGCTCTTGCTGTTGTGGTCGCCATGGGCGGCCGCAGGCGTCGTGCTTGGCACGCCGCTGGCCGTACGCGCCGTCCGCCGCGCCTGCCGCCCCCGAGACCGTGACCGCAACATGTTCGATCACGCGCGGGGCAGCGTGATGCTCGCCGTCATCGGTGCCATGGTCTTCATGGGCATCGTGGGCGCGGCCATGGTCCCCATGTTCACGACCTCGATCACCGACCAGACCGTCATGAACCGTGGTAGCCGCGCCTTCTACCTCGCGGAGGCAGGATACGCCGTGGCCGCCCACGAGTATCTGACTGCAGACGGCACCAACAAGGACACCAAGCTCCTCGAACTCCACGGCAAGACCTATACCCTCGCCGACGGCGATGGCAGCTTTACCATCCGCATGCGCCCCCGCTGGTTCGAGGTGACCGGCAACAACAACACGCAACTGACAACGGTGGTCCTCGGCGAACTGGACAACAACTTTCCGCCGGACTCTGGCCAGTTGCTCGTCAACGGCGTGCCCTTCAACTACAACGGCGTCACCCGCTCCACGACAAGCTACGAAGGATACACCGTCCCGAGGCTCGTCTTCTCCCTGACCACGTCCGCCGCGGGCTACGACTTCACCGGCTTCGAGGCCCTGCCCCGAGCTACGGCGGCCTCGGACACGTTCAGCCGCACCAACGATCTCGTTCTGCAAAGCGGTGCGGACGCCTTCCCGGAATTCAGCGGCGCATTCACCATTTCATCTGATAGCAACACCTACACCTACCAGCGCCGTGTCGGCTCCACGCTCACGGGCATCCGCCTCGCCGACAGCCCAACCACGGACTTCCCCGCCGTCTCCGTCACGTCCGGAGACGTGGTGGCCCTCGACAAGTTCGTCACCATCCGCACCACGGGCCAGCTCGGCGACGCATCGCACACGCTGACCTACCTGACGCCCATCGGTTGGACGCAGGCGGGCGACGACATGGAACGCGCGAGCCTGCATGAACGCTTCGACAACATCAACGCGAACTTCGCCACGGGCGGGCACGACAGAGGACAGATCGGCTCGCACACCATCGCCAACGTCGACGGCGGCAACGCGCTGGATGTAACAGGATCGGAGAACATCTCACTGTTCGGAAACACCGGGTACTGGAGCAACATCTCCTTCAGCCCCGGCGCTGGCTCGCCGGTGAACCTGAGCAGCATCTGGCGCACCAACGGCAACACGCTCAGCTACGATGCGCAGCTCAAGCTGTACGTCGGCCCTGGAAGTCTTGACGACAACCGCTACTGGGTCGGCGGCATCACCTTCCGCATGCAGAACAATAGCAGCGGCAGCGAACTCTTCACCTACGGCCTCTCCTACCTTCGCGCGCGTCAGGTGAAGCGAGTCGGAGAATGGTACAGTTCAACGTTCCTCGATGGCGACGTGGACGAAGTTCCTAACGCCATCGTTCCAAGCCAACTCTTCACCGGGACAATGGAACGGTGGGACCAAGGCTTCTGGTGGCCGGAGCACCGCTACTCCCAGCCCGCAATCGTGCTCTGGGCGCGTGATGCCACAAGCCCGGACGCTGGCTTCAAGTGGCTGGCCTACAAGATTCTCGACGCCAGCGACTCCGTTCTCTCCGGTTCCTATCCGAACTTCCGCATGAAGCCATGGTCCACGCTCATGCTGCGGCTCGTGGAAGCCCAACCCATGAATTTCACGGCACCGGCCTCCACACCCATCATGTCCGGTGCCGTCATCAACATCGGCGGCGACACCCCGGGCAGCGCGCGTCTGGCCGGTCAGCCCATCCTCACCCGCAGGACATGGGGCGGCGGTGGCAATGTTCAGGGCACTCTGCCTCTGGCAAAGATCAAGGGGAACATCCGCAGCACCGGCGGCGTGCTCTTCGAGAATCCCGACGGCTCGCAGGGGACGCTCACCCTCACCGGCACCCTCGGCGCAAAGACAAACTATATCCGCGCGTTCTACGGCGACACGACCGCACACGGTACCACCGGAACGGCATGGAACGACAACAACCGCCACGCGAACCCGCGCAACGAGGTCCACTGGCCGCCGGACGACAGGCAGTCCCTCACCACCAACAACGACTGCATGACGCTGGTGCAATGGGACAACGTCAGCGGGGGTGCCACCAATGTCACCACATCCGTAGCGGAGGAGCAGAATTCCATCGTCACCATCAGCACGCTTCTTTCCCCGGATTCAGGGATGGCCTTGCAATCGACGGACCTCGGCATCCACGCAGTCGGCAACACGGCAACCAACCTCTACTTCGACGACTTCGGATTCCAGGCCTGGACGGGCCGCGGCGGCAAGGGCTTCCGCGCACCCATCATGTACTCCAACTAG
- a CDS encoding type IV pilus twitching motility protein PilT, with the protein MQRFRSLVVACLKDGITDMHITGGHPVVFRKHGQVFPQRKTAFSPEEVDTLVARLINPRQKETLRSRWSVDFAITEAGARLRINVFSTTRGLSMAIRFLPGTTPTIESLNLHPSLKDFCSLRSGLLLFCGATGSGKTTTIAAMLGEINRTRSAHIVTMEDPVEYRFRSGQSFIEQREHGLHFQSYGQGLIDVLRQAPDVIVVGELREAETMRLALNAAESGHLVISTLHSSTPEEAIYRICNSFPLEAQEFVRLQLSSCLAGVIVQHLTMLPSVGYRVPHLAILRGNDAVRTTIRENKFSQIENIMETGKRDGMFSLRRYEQEFLNTRAAFTPPSVSLRPSRDTAQEAEHRSALLDYDAGRPGFANTPSMPQFALRPATADDPQYVIDDSAPLDEIIQRITER; encoded by the coding sequence ATGCAGCGATTCAGAAGCCTCGTCGTGGCCTGTCTCAAGGACGGCATCACCGACATGCACATCACCGGCGGACACCCCGTGGTGTTCCGCAAGCACGGGCAGGTGTTTCCGCAACGCAAGACCGCCTTTTCCCCGGAAGAGGTGGACACGCTGGTGGCGCGCCTTATCAACCCGCGCCAGAAGGAAACCCTGCGCAGTCGCTGGTCCGTGGACTTTGCCATCACCGAGGCCGGCGCGCGCCTGCGCATCAACGTCTTCTCCACCACGCGCGGGCTGTCCATGGCCATCCGCTTTCTGCCGGGAACCACGCCCACCATCGAATCCCTGAATCTGCACCCGAGCCTCAAGGACTTCTGCTCGCTGCGCTCCGGCCTGCTGCTCTTCTGCGGAGCGACCGGAAGCGGCAAGACCACGACCATCGCCGCCATGCTGGGCGAGATCAACCGCACCCGCTCCGCGCACATCGTCACCATGGAGGACCCAGTGGAATACCGTTTCCGCTCGGGGCAGTCCTTCATCGAACAGCGTGAGCACGGTCTGCATTTCCAAAGCTACGGGCAGGGACTTATCGACGTGCTGCGGCAGGCGCCGGACGTCATCGTCGTCGGCGAGCTGCGCGAGGCCGAAACCATGCGCCTCGCCCTCAACGCCGCCGAATCCGGCCACCTCGTCATCTCCACCCTGCACTCCAGCACGCCCGAGGAAGCCATCTACCGCATCTGCAACTCCTTCCCGCTCGAAGCACAGGAGTTCGTGCGCCTGCAACTCTCCTCCTGCCTCGCCGGAGTCATCGTCCAGCACCTCACCATGCTCCCCAGCGTCGGCTACCGCGTGCCGCACCTCGCCATTCTGCGCGGAAACGACGCCGTGCGAACCACCATCCGCGAGAACAAGTTCTCCCAGATCGAAAACATCATGGAGACCGGAAAGCGCGACGGCATGTTCTCCCTGCGCCGATACGAGCAGGAATTTCTCAACACGCGTGCGGCATTCACCCCGCCGTCCGTCAGCCTGCGCCCCTCCCGCGATACCGCGCAGGAAGCCGAACACCGCTCAGCGCTGCTCGACTACGACGCCGGACGCCCCGGATTCGCCAACACTCCCTCAATGCCGCAGTTTGCCCTGCGCCCCGCCACCGCCGATGACCCGCAATACGTCATCGACGACTCCGCCCCCCTCGACGAAATCATCCAACGCATCACCGAACGCTAG
- the glpK gene encoding glycerol kinase GlpK, with protein MASYIGAVDQGTTSTRFIIFDRKGRIVALDQKEHAQIYPRPGWVEHDPMEIWHNTQEVIRGALAKSGIKGAELAAIGITNQRETTVVWDRATGKPFGNAIVWQCTRTHEICKTLMADGGQDRFRETTGLAVATYFSGPKIRWILDNVPGAREAAERGDACFGTMETWVIWWLTGGPQGGAHVTDVTNASRTMLMDLRSLRWDDDILAVLGIPRQMLPRIVPSSDAGTWGTTDEHGPLSARVPVCGALGDQQAALVGQACFEPGQAKNTYGTGCFLLMHTGHEPMPSRHGLITTLAYQFSGREPSYCLEGSIAIAGALVQWLRDNMEMFKDAAEIEELAAKVEDTGGVYVVPAFSGLFAPYWRPDARGVIAGLTRYVNKHHIARAVLEATAYQTRDIVEAMNLDSGVPLKSLKVDGGMVRNELLMQFQSDVLAVPVVRPRVSETTCLGAAYAAGIASGFWTDRSELVANWEEDRTWQPLMPDGQREQGYAGWKKAVQRTFDWVE; from the coding sequence ATGGCTAGCTACATCGGTGCCGTGGATCAGGGAACCACCAGCACCCGTTTCATAATTTTCGACAGGAAGGGCCGCATCGTCGCCCTCGACCAGAAGGAACACGCCCAGATATACCCTCGCCCCGGCTGGGTGGAACACGATCCTATGGAAATCTGGCACAACACGCAGGAGGTCATCCGCGGAGCGCTTGCCAAGTCCGGAATCAAGGGGGCGGAGCTCGCCGCCATCGGCATCACCAACCAGCGCGAGACCACCGTGGTGTGGGATCGCGCCACCGGAAAGCCCTTCGGCAACGCCATTGTCTGGCAGTGCACCCGCACCCACGAGATCTGCAAGACCCTCATGGCCGACGGCGGGCAGGACCGCTTCCGCGAAACGACTGGGCTTGCCGTGGCCACCTACTTTTCCGGCCCCAAGATACGCTGGATTCTCGACAACGTCCCCGGTGCGCGAGAAGCCGCCGAGCGCGGCGATGCCTGCTTCGGCACCATGGAGACGTGGGTCATCTGGTGGCTTACCGGCGGGCCGCAGGGCGGGGCGCACGTTACCGACGTTACCAACGCCAGCCGGACCATGCTCATGGACCTGCGCTCCCTGCGTTGGGACGACGACATCCTCGCCGTCCTCGGCATTCCCCGGCAGATGCTTCCGCGCATCGTCCCCTCGTCCGACGCCGGAACGTGGGGCACCACGGACGAGCACGGCCCTCTGTCCGCCCGCGTGCCCGTGTGCGGCGCGCTTGGCGACCAGCAGGCCGCGCTGGTCGGGCAGGCCTGCTTCGAGCCGGGGCAGGCCAAGAACACCTACGGCACCGGCTGTTTTCTCCTCATGCACACCGGGCACGAACCCATGCCCTCCCGCCATGGTCTCATCACCACGCTGGCCTACCAGTTCAGCGGACGCGAGCCGTCCTACTGCCTTGAAGGCTCCATCGCCATCGCCGGGGCGCTGGTGCAGTGGCTGCGCGACAACATGGAGATGTTCAAGGACGCCGCCGAGATCGAGGAACTCGCAGCCAAGGTCGAGGATACTGGCGGCGTGTACGTCGTCCCCGCATTTTCCGGACTCTTCGCTCCCTACTGGCGGCCCGACGCGCGTGGCGTCATCGCCGGGCTGACCCGCTACGTGAACAAGCATCACATCGCCCGCGCCGTCCTCGAAGCCACGGCCTACCAGACGCGCGACATCGTCGAGGCCATGAACCTTGACTCCGGCGTGCCGCTCAAGTCCCTCAAGGTCGATGGCGGCATGGTGCGTAACGAATTGCTCATGCAGTTCCAGTCCGACGTGCTCGCCGTCCCCGTCGTCCGTCCACGCGTCTCCGAAACCACTTGCCTTGGCGCGGCCTACGCCGCAGGCATCGCCTCCGGCTTCTGGACCGATCGCAGCGAACTCGTTGCTAACTGGGAAGAGGACCGCACATGGCAGCCCCTCATGCCCGATGGCCAGCGCGAACAGGGCTACGCAGGCTGGAAAAAGGCCGTGCAGCGGACCTTCGATTGGGTGGAGTAG
- a CDS encoding carbohydrate ABC transporter permease, with protein sequence MKNRAWFFLIPALVLMSISAFVPLMTVINYSLHYIFSGSAPTFVGFENYVEVLRDPTFWGALTRQLCFSLMVLLVEIPLGIMIAMAMPRQGAALAVCLVMLGIPLLIPYNVVGIIWRLFTQASIGVVPGFFRLFDYSYSVALNPVDAPVTIFVLDVWHWTPLVALLSFAGLQAIPDAYYQAAQIDGASTWKTFRYVTLPKLKPVLILAVLLRFMDSFKIYAEPLLLTGGGPGNSTTFFSLHVARKAESYELGYAGAVSIIYLFIVIMFSFVFFQAMTNIGKGEQQ encoded by the coding sequence ATGAAGAATCGGGCATGGTTTTTCCTGATCCCCGCGCTGGTGCTCATGTCCATCAGCGCATTTGTTCCACTGATGACGGTCATCAACTATTCGCTGCACTACATCTTTTCCGGCTCGGCCCCGACCTTCGTCGGCTTCGAGAACTACGTGGAGGTGCTGCGCGATCCGACCTTCTGGGGCGCGCTGACGCGGCAGCTCTGCTTTAGCCTCATGGTGTTGCTGGTGGAGATTCCGCTCGGCATCATGATCGCCATGGCCATGCCGAGGCAGGGTGCGGCGCTGGCCGTGTGCCTTGTGATGCTCGGCATTCCGCTGCTCATTCCCTACAACGTGGTGGGCATCATCTGGCGGCTGTTCACGCAGGCGTCCATCGGCGTGGTGCCGGGCTTCTTCCGGCTCTTCGATTATTCCTACAGCGTGGCGCTCAACCCCGTGGACGCCCCGGTGACCATCTTCGTGCTCGACGTGTGGCACTGGACGCCGCTGGTGGCGTTGTTGTCCTTCGCGGGGCTACAGGCCATTCCGGACGCCTACTATCAGGCCGCGCAGATCGACGGGGCATCCACTTGGAAGACCTTCCGCTACGTCACGCTGCCCAAGCTCAAGCCCGTGCTCATCCTCGCGGTGCTCCTGCGCTTCATGGATTCCTTCAAGATCTACGCGGAGCCGCTTCTGCTCACCGGCGGCGGACCGGGCAACTCCACCACCTTCTTCAGCCTGCACGTGGCGCGCAAGGCGGAGTCCTACGAGCTGGGCTACGCGGGCGCGGTGTCCATCATCTACCTGTTCATCGTCATCATGTTCAGCTTCGTCTTCTTCCAGGCAATGACCAACATCGGCAAGGGAGAGCAGCAATGA
- a CDS encoding carbohydrate ABC transporter permease, producing the protein MRIRKRHIALIVYFVLLFIPIYWMIITSLKTDNEILKELTFFPHELTFKNYVEIFTNPFWRASFANSLTYVFLNVVITLMVAVPGAYAFSRWKFRGGHHLFFWLLTNRMAPAAVFMVPFTELYYILHLYDTCWAVALAHCLFNIPLAIWILEGFMSGIPREIDETAFIDGYTFPQFFRKVFFPLIGPGIGVTAFFCFTFSWVELILAKALTVTNAKPAVVQLTVGIGAEGVKWGLLAAAGFLTIIPGAIVVYFVRNYMAKGFALGRV; encoded by the coding sequence ATGAGAATCCGCAAGCGGCACATCGCGCTGATCGTCTACTTCGTCCTGCTGTTCATCCCCATCTACTGGATGATCATCACCTCGCTCAAGACCGACAACGAGATTCTGAAGGAACTCACCTTCTTCCCGCACGAGCTCACCTTCAAGAACTACGTGGAGATATTCACCAATCCCTTCTGGCGGGCCAGCTTTGCCAACTCGCTGACCTACGTCTTCCTCAACGTGGTCATCACGCTCATGGTGGCGGTGCCCGGAGCCTACGCCTTTTCGCGCTGGAAGTTTCGCGGTGGGCATCACCTGTTCTTCTGGCTGCTGACCAACCGCATGGCCCCGGCGGCGGTGTTCATGGTGCCCTTCACGGAGCTGTATTACATCCTGCACCTCTACGACACCTGCTGGGCCGTGGCGCTGGCGCACTGCCTGTTCAACATCCCATTGGCCATCTGGATCCTCGAAGGCTTCATGTCCGGCATCCCGCGCGAAATCGACGAGACCGCGTTCATCGACGGCTACACCTTCCCGCAGTTCTTCCGGAAGGTCTTCTTCCCGCTCATCGGTCCCGGCATCGGCGTGACGGCCTTCTTCTGCTTCACCTTCTCGTGGGTGGAACTCATCCTCGCCAAGGCGCTCACCGTCACCAACGCCAAGCCCGCCGTGGTGCAATTGACCGTTGGCATCGGCGCGGAGGGCGTGAAGTGGGGCCTTCTGGCTGCTGCCGGGTTCCTGACCATCATTCCCGGCGCCATCGTGGTCTACTTCGTGCGTAACTACATGGCCAAGGGCTTCGCCCTGGGGAGGGTCTAG
- a CDS encoding ABC transporter substrate-binding protein — translation MLKRYVCLIAAFALSFSLAVPASGATDKDAAIEKWVEFFQPCAIDKDAQRAELKWFAEASKPFSGMEIKSVAEGIATHKWESEVLTKAFFELTGIKVTHDIIGEGEVVDRVQRQIQTNRPIYHIYVNDADLIGTHLRADSALNFTEYMAGEGKDVTNPGLDLADLLNPEFGQDYDGNQLQIPDQQFANLYWFRYDWFTNPQFMKEFKERYGYELGVPINWQAYEDIAEFFTGKEINGQKVYGHMDYGKKSPSLGWRFTDAWLSIAGVGDKGLPNGYPVDEWGIRCENKIPVGACVERGGATNSPAAVYATTKYVEWMKKYAPPYAASMTWSEAGPTPARGNIAQRVFQYITWLADPAFNDPSSPVTDENGKPLWRVAPTPHGKYWDEGMKVGYQDAGSWTILKNSVKGDERKAAWLWAQFCISKTVCLKKFVVGRTPIRKSTVFSDYLAKEEEKGTYGGIVTFYKSPVEHMWTDSGPNVPHYPVLAEQWWKHVALAVTGEATPQEAMDQLAYKMDELMGKLRLAKYSPKLNPMKDREYWLNQPGSPKPERPDEKGMTMPYDELIKQWRGQ, via the coding sequence ATGCTGAAACGCTACGTCTGTCTGATCGCCGCGTTTGCGCTGAGCTTCTCTCTTGCCGTCCCGGCATCGGGAGCCACCGACAAGGATGCCGCGATCGAGAAGTGGGTGGAGTTCTTCCAGCCCTGCGCCATCGACAAGGATGCGCAGCGCGCCGAACTGAAATGGTTCGCCGAGGCGTCCAAGCCCTTTAGCGGCATGGAGATCAAGTCCGTGGCCGAGGGCATCGCCACCCACAAGTGGGAATCCGAGGTGCTGACCAAGGCGTTCTTCGAGCTGACGGGCATCAAGGTCACCCACGACATCATCGGCGAAGGTGAGGTCGTGGACCGCGTGCAGCGGCAGATTCAGACCAACCGCCCCATCTACCACATCTACGTGAATGACGCGGACCTCATCGGCACGCACCTGCGCGCCGACAGCGCCCTGAACTTCACCGAGTACATGGCCGGTGAGGGCAAGGACGTCACCAACCCCGGTCTGGACCTCGCCGACCTGCTCAATCCCGAATTCGGGCAGGACTACGACGGCAACCAGCTTCAGATTCCCGACCAGCAGTTCGCGAACCTCTACTGGTTCCGCTACGACTGGTTCACCAATCCCCAGTTCATGAAGGAGTTCAAGGAGCGCTACGGCTACGAGCTGGGCGTGCCGATCAACTGGCAGGCCTACGAGGACATCGCCGAGTTCTTCACCGGCAAGGAGATCAACGGCCAGAAGGTCTACGGACACATGGACTACGGCAAGAAGTCCCCGTCCCTCGGCTGGCGCTTCACCGATGCGTGGCTCTCCATCGCCGGCGTTGGCGACAAGGGTCTGCCCAATGGCTACCCCGTTGACGAGTGGGGCATCCGTTGCGAAAACAAGATCCCCGTGGGCGCTTGCGTGGAGCGCGGTGGCGCGACCAACAGCCCCGCAGCCGTGTATGCCACGACCAAGTACGTGGAATGGATGAAGAAGTATGCGCCGCCCTACGCCGCGTCCATGACGTGGTCCGAGGCCGGTCCCACCCCCGCGCGTGGCAATATCGCCCAGCGCGTGTTCCAGTACATTACCTGGCTGGCCGACCCCGCATTCAACGATCCCTCCAGCCCCGTGACGGACGAGAACGGCAAGCCCCTGTGGCGTGTCGCCCCCACTCCCCACGGCAAGTACTGGGACGAAGGCATGAAGGTCGGCTATCAGGATGCCGGGTCCTGGACCATCCTCAAGAACTCTGTGAAGGGCGACGAGCGCAAGGCCGCATGGCTGTGGGCGCAGTTCTGCATCTCCAAGACCGTGTGCCTCAAGAAGTTCGTTGTGGGCCGCACGCCCATCCGCAAGTCCACCGTGTTCTCCGACTACCTCGCCAAGGAGGAGGAGAAGGGCACCTACGGCGGCATCGTGACCTTCTACAAGTCGCCCGTGGAGCACATGTGGACCGATTCCGGCCCGAACGTTCCCCACTATCCGGTTCTGGCCGAGCAGTGGTGGAAGCACGTGGCTCTGGCCGTCACCGGCGAGGCCACTCCGCAGGAGGCCATGGACCAGTTGGCCTACAAGATGGACGAGCTGATGGGCAAGCTGCGCCTTGCCAAGTACTCGCCCAAGCTGAACCCCATGAAGGATCGTGAGTACTGGCTGAACCAGCCCGGTTCGCCCAAGCCCGAGCGTCCCGACGAGAAGGGCATGACCATGCCCTATGACGAGCTTATCAAGCAGTGGCGCGGACAGTAG
- a CDS encoding pilus assembly FimT family protein: MHRPRLHSHATDASGFTLIELIAVIAILGIMAATAIAGFGNLFDVNLRAQSEVLKRHLRYAQHMALSTSDPWGVSSAGTSYFLFHGTTATQEHLPAENDIVRTIPDGISAGAWTVTFDANGEPAATGEGIAASTAGWTITLSMPDRTPETLTVTADTGFIP, from the coding sequence ATGCACAGACCACGCCTCCATTCGCACGCCACGGACGCTTCCGGCTTCACCCTGATTGAACTGATCGCGGTGATCGCCATCCTCGGCATCATGGCCGCCACGGCCATCGCCGGATTCGGCAACCTGTTCGATGTGAACCTGCGCGCCCAGAGCGAAGTGCTCAAACGGCACCTGCGCTACGCCCAGCACATGGCGCTCAGCACTAGCGATCCGTGGGGCGTGAGCAGTGCGGGAACGTCCTACTTCCTTTTCCACGGCACCACGGCCACGCAGGAACACCTGCCCGCGGAAAACGACATCGTGCGCACCATCCCGGACGGCATCTCCGCAGGCGCATGGACCGTCACCTTCGACGCCAATGGCGAACCCGCCGCCACGGGCGAGGGCATCGCCGCATCCACCGCAGGCTGGACCATTACCCTCAGTATGCCCGACCGCACTCCCGAAACGCTGACCGTCACCGCAGACACGGGGTTCATTCCATGA
- a CDS encoding DUF2160 domain-containing protein — protein sequence MWDWILEQTAWMYWTAPSLLAIGGLLVAIAGMAAWDVVSPSVPRRGFYPIETRRGDRFFIAIMSTILIFLLWLGFVGDENLLVPAAASAAWGLVQGRWG from the coding sequence ATGTGGGACTGGATTCTGGAGCAGACCGCGTGGATGTACTGGACGGCCCCGAGTCTTCTTGCCATCGGCGGGCTTCTCGTGGCCATCGCCGGAATGGCCGCGTGGGACGTGGTATCGCCAAGCGTGCCGAGGCGGGGCTTCTACCCCATCGAGACGCGCCGGGGGGACAGGTTCTTCATCGCCATCATGTCCACCATCCTCATCTTCCTTCTGTGGCTCGGTTTCGTGGGCGACGAGAACCTGCTGGTTCCCGCCGCCGCGTCCGCCGCATGGGGGCTGGTGCAGGGACGGTGGGGATAG